GCAATGACAGCTGCTTGTCGCTCCCGCCGTTGCACTTCTGCCCGAACTAGGGGAATCACATCACGACCGTAAGCGATCGCATCTTCTAATGGATCAAATCCCCGAATTAATAGAGTCGTTACTCCAGCATCATAGTAATCCACAAGTGACTCTGCTACTTGCTCCGGCGTACCAACGAGGGCGGTAGTATTACCATAAGCACCAGTAGCGGCAGCAATTGGAGTCCACAAGCGCTTATCGAAAATTTCGCTTTCTTGAGCAAACTGTAATAAACGACTGGAACCCACTGCTTCGGGACGTGCTGAATTCAAGCTGGGAGCTATCGGCGGTTGATTGTCTGTTTTTGCCGCTCGAATTTCTTTAACATGCGACAGAATTGAATGTGCCCGTTGCCAAGCCTTCTCCTCTGTATCACCCAAGATTGGCCGCAAAGATACACTGAACCGGGGCGATCGCTCCGGTGGTGTTACAGCTTTTACTTCACGTATTCGTTCTTTAATTGCTACAATCGGTTCTCCCCACATCGCATAAACATCACTGTGCTTTGCACCCACAGGTACTGCTGCACCAGAAGCACCCCCAAAGTACACAGGTATATGGGGCTGTTGCAGAGACTTCACATCTGAGTAAGCATCTTTCACCCGATAGAATTCGCCCTCATAATCGAAGGGAGTTTCACTTATCCACACTCGACGTACAATGTCAAGATATTCATCTGTACGGCGATAGCGAGTATCATGGTCAAGCCAGTCACCATCACGTTGTTGTTCAGCATCGCTGCCACCTGTAATAATATGTACGGCGATGCGACCATTAGTAAAATGATCCAAAGTTGCTGTCTTGCGTGCAAAGAGCGTAGGAGCCACGAAACCAGGGCGATGAGCGATTAAAAACTTCAACCGTTCTGTTGCAGCCGCCGCAAATGATGCCACAGTTAAGCTATCAGGACCAGTTGAACCATAACCAACCAGCACGCGATCAAAGCCACCATTTTCATGTGCTTGAGCAAATTTGCGAACATAAGCGGCATCTATGGAACCCCCAGTGATTGCAACTCTTGGCCCATCTAACTCAGATATTTGTCGCGTTCCAATCATTCCAATAAATTCAATTGGCATAGTGCATATCTTTAAAAACTACATTGGGCAAAATAGTTCCGTTAGCGGTAGCGGGGCGTTTAGCCCATTCCAAGTTCTGAGTAAATTAGTTACTTGGAGCGCAGCCAGAAATCGTTAAACCTGTGGCATAAATAATTGTCTTGGGATAACAACAGGTATAAGGCTTTTAGCCTAGTTCATTTTTTTACATAGTTTAATTTTATTTTGCCAACTTACTTATCAACTAATAAGGTATTAAAAGACTTGATTGAGTGCTGTAGCAATAAAAATCAGAGCTTTTTGAACTGATTCAACAACTTTTTTATTACTCTTTTGATTAAAGAAAAGATAAGAATGAGAGTCTAAAAGTAAACTCCAGAACTCTCGTTCTTATCGAAGACTAGGGATTTTCAAAGAATAAATCATCCAATCTTGTGAGGTAATCTCACATTTATTGATAAATATTTTAGCTGTAATATTTTTCTCTATAAATACGGCAAATTGGTCGGATAACCGTTGAATTAACTACAAGCAAAAATTATCATATACAAATTGAAAAAGCAAGCCGATTGTCAGCATCTCCAGGTGAGAACAACGCGAAAAAGTATAATTGTCCATCTCAACTAGATGTCTATCGTTCGTCTACAATGCCAAAAAGCAAGGAAAAGCTTTACTCGTACCAACTTATCAACTTCACTCGAAGACTAAAAATATGGTCAACCTAGAAGCTGAAGATCGCAAACAATTAATAACTCTTTTAAAAGAGTTACCAGAACTGGCTACAGAGCGATCGCGTCAGCAAATTTTGGAGCTAGCAGGTTTGAAACAAGTAATACCCATGATCAATCTTTCGGGCGCTTCATTTGTGGCAGTTAGTGAGATCGTTAGCTATCTATCTAACTACGGGCGTTTAACCTATGACCATGAAGCGCTGGGGCTGTTCTTGAATACTTTGAAAAGCCTTACGGGAGCGCAGCAGCAAGAGTTTTTGGATATGCTACTGACTAAGTATGACATGATGACCCCAATCGCAATATTACCTGCTATCAATGAGTGGCGAGGGGGGAAAACGACTTCAGATGTATTAGAGAAAATAATTGGTGAGAACACTCTACGCCCAATCTCATTTTTACAGCAGGGGCTTCAGGTAGCGCGGTCAGTTGCCTATATTGGGGTCATAACTAGTCAAGA
The Nostoc punctiforme PCC 73102 genome window above contains:
- a CDS encoding LLM class flavin-dependent oxidoreductase, giving the protein MPIEFIGMIGTRQISELDGPRVAITGGSIDAAYVRKFAQAHENGGFDRVLVGYGSTGPDSLTVASFAAAATERLKFLIAHRPGFVAPTLFARKTATLDHFTNGRIAVHIITGGSDAEQQRDGDWLDHDTRYRRTDEYLDIVRRVWISETPFDYEGEFYRVKDAYSDVKSLQQPHIPVYFGGASGAAVPVGAKHSDVYAMWGEPIVAIKERIREVKAVTPPERSPRFSVSLRPILGDTEEKAWQRAHSILSHVKEIRAAKTDNQPPIAPSLNSARPEAVGSSRLLQFAQESEIFDKRLWTPIAAATGAYGNTTALVGTPEQVAESLVDYYDAGVTTLLIRGFDPLEDAIAYGRDVIPLVRAEVQRRERQAAVIA